A region from the Pungitius pungitius chromosome 16, fPunPun2.1, whole genome shotgun sequence genome encodes:
- the nop16 gene encoding nucleolar protein 16: protein MPKAKKSSKRKKFDYNQDRKKMKKRSNKKYNPRIENSQIRNAWDNKKSTAKNLQEMGLAFDPNRTMPIQKNSLLGPDKPTKAPSCIVIKPYVVNQLQEEANRPEKDGKTLSSDLIEYVQYMIREHNDDFKAMARDEKNYYQDTPKQIKRKISEYMRCHTDHYDAFMDSLAAP from the exons ATGCCGAAAGCTAAGAAGTCATCGAAGAGAAAGAAGTTTGACTACAATCAAGAccggaagaagatgaagaaacgGTCCAACAAAAAATACAACCCCAGGATAGAAAA TTCACAGATTCGAAATGCGTGGGACAACAAAAAGTCCACGGCCAAGAACCTGCAGGAGATGGGTCTGGCTTTTGATCCAAACCGCACGATGCCAATACAGAAAAACAGC CTCCTCGGTCCGGATAAACCAACCAAAGCTCCCTCCTGCATCGTGATCAAGCCCTACGTAGTCAACC agctgcaggaagAGGCCAACCGTCCAGAGAAAGACGGCAAGACGCTGTCCTCTGACCTGATCGAGTACGTTCAGTACATGATCCGAGAGCACAACGACGACTTCAAG GCGATGGCCCGGGACGAGAAGAACTACTACCAGGACACGCCCAAACAGATCAAGAGGAAGATTAGCGAGTACATGCGCTGCCACACCGACCACTACGACGCCTTCATGGACTCGCTCGCCGCTCCGTAG
- the arl10 gene encoding ADP-ribosylation factor-like 10, translated as MVLLRHISFALTAAVAALGSALFIALNFFYERRTWSPRAEYRTIKEEEEERGKRQVLVLGLDGAGKSSMLQGLTPGGWAAKRGRCRPTRGFNFMSLNAPACQLDFLEIGGGEDLRRYWSDYLRKTHVLVYVVDSSDRSRLPMAKAELHRLLMVQPQLPVVVLGNKQDKPNAVSVTELREALSLGSETGDRKLFLLAAQLGSDEVPLRDSCRGLDTFQDLLLQLV; from the exons ATGGTTCTCCTCCGGCACATCTCGTTCGCGCTGACCGCCGCCGTGGCCGCCCTGGGCTCCGCGCTCTTCATCGCCTTGAACTTCTTCTACGAGAGAAGGACGTGGTCACCGCGGGCGGAATACCGCACCATCAAAGAG gaggaggaggagcgtggGAAGCGGCAGGTCCTGGTCCTGGGCCTGGACGGGGCCGGGAAGAGCAGCATGCTGCAGGGCCTGACCCCCGGGGGGTGGGCGGCTAAGAGAGGCCGCTGCCGGCCCACCCGCGGCTTCAACTTCATGAGCCTCAACGCCCCCGCCTGTCAGCTGGACTTCCTGGAGA TCGGCGGCGGGGAGGACCTGCGGCGCTACTGGTCCGACTACCTGAGGAAGACCCACGTTCTGGTGTACGTGGTGGACTCCTCCGACAGGAGCCGCCTGCCGATGGCCAAGGCGGAGCTGCACCGCCTGCTGATGGTGCAGCCCCAGCTGCCCGTGGTGGTCCTGGGAAACAAACAG GATAAGCCCAACGCGGTGAGCGTGACGGAGCTGCGCGAGGCCTTGTCTCTGGGCTCCGAGACCGGGGACAGGAAGCTGTTCCTCTTGGCCGCCCAGCTGGGCTCCGATGAGGTCCCCCTGAGGGACTCCTGCCGGGGCCTGGACACCTTCCAGgacctcctgctccagctcgtctga